The Nitratidesulfovibrio sp. SRB-5 genomic sequence AGAGCCATATGCGACCACGGGACGTCCACGCGCATCGTGTCCATCGACCCCAGCCCCCGCGCGGAAATCGACGGACTGTGCGAAACCGTCATCCGTTGCCCGCTCGAAGACATGGACCCCGCGTTCTTCGCCACCGTCACCGCTGACGACCTCGTCTTCGTGGATTGCAGCCACAGGGCCTTGCAGAATTCCGACGTGACGGCCTTTTTTATGGACGTCCTGCCCTTGCTTCCGGCGGGGTGCGTATTCGGGGTGCACGACATCTGCCTGCCCGCCGACTACCCGCCAGGGTGGGAAAAGCGCTACTACAGCGAGCAGTACATGCTGGCCACCTTGCTGCTGTACGGGGCGCAGGGGTTCGACATCCTGCTGCCGAGCTACCATGTTTCGCTGAAGCCCGAACTGCGCCAGCCGCTGCAATCCGTGGAGTCCTTCCTGCAAGGGGTGGGCGCCGGATGCTTCGGCAGCATCTGCTGGCTGCGCAAGCGCTAGCGGGTGCTGCCCGCGAGGTGACACCGCAGGACATGTCCCGAACGACAAAACCGCCCGTTGAGGGCGGTTTTGTCGTTGTTTCGCAGGAAGGGCGGGCGCGTGGGGCTACACCTCCGCCCCTTCCGCCCGCCGCGAGCGCAGCAGTCCCTCGAAATACTCCACGGTCTTCCGCAGCCCCTCTTCCATGCTCACCTTGGGCTCCCAGCCCAGCTTCTCGCGCGCCTGCGCAATGTCGGGGCGGCGGCGGCGCGGGTCGTCCTGCGGCAGCGGGCGGAAGTCGATGGTGGAGCGCGAGTTGACGAACTCGATGATGATCTCGGCCAGGTTCAGGATGGTGCGTTCTTCGGGGTTGCCGAGGTTCACCGGCAGGTGCGCGTCGTCCGGGGCGTGCATCAGCGCGGTCAGGCCGTCCACCATGTCGTCCACGTAGCAGAACGAGCGGGTCTGGCTGCCGTCGCCGTAGATGGTGATGGGCTTGTCCTGCAAGGCTTGCAGGATGAAGTTGCTGACCACGCGGCCATCGTTGGGGTGCATGCGCGGCCCGAAGGTGTTGAAGATGCGCGCGATGCGGATGGGCACCCCGTGCTGGCGGTGGTAGTCCGTGAACAGGGTTTCGGCGCAGCGTTTGCCTTCGTCGTAGCAGGAGCGAGGGCCGATGGGGTTCACGCGGCCCCAGTAGTCTTCGGTCTGGGGGTGGGTTTCCGGGTCGCCGTAGACCTCGCTGGTGGAGGCCTGGAGGATGCGCGCCTTTACCCGCTTGGCCAGTCCCAGCATGTTGATGGAGCCGTGCACGCAGGTCTTGGTGGTCTGCACGGGGTCGAACTGGTAGTGGATGGGCGACGCCGGGCAGGCCAGGTTGTAGATTTCGTCCACTTCCACGTACAGCGGAAAGGTGATGTCGTGGCGCAGCAGCTCGAAGCGCGGATGGTCCTGCATTTCCTGCACGTGGTCGCGCGAGCCGGTGAAGAAGTTGTCCACGCACAGCACTTCCGCACCCCTGTCCAGCAGGCGGCGGCACAGGTGCGAGCCGATGAACCCCGCGCCCCCGGTGACCAGGATGCGCTTGCGGGCCAGTTCCTTGAATTCGCCTTGTTGCATGGGGGCTCCTGTGCCGTCGGTCTGGCGGGGCTGGGGGGCGGGACGAAAAGAGAGACGGGCGCGCCGTATACCCGCGTCGTGCTAGCCGCGCCGGGAGCGCGGCGCACGTTTGCCTAGCCGCGCCGCGTTCGGCGTGTCAGGCAGGCCCAGCGCCTGCGCCAGCGCGGCGGCTGCCAGGGGAAATTCCGTATCGTCCAGGGTGCGCGGGTCCAGGCGGAAGGTATCGTCCTCCAACCTGCCTACCAGTGGAGGATCGGTGTCCAGCAGCCGTTCCTTCAGCGCGGTGGCGGAACAGGCCGCCGGGGCCACGCTGACCAGCGTGGTGGGCAGGTCGCGTTCCGGAAAGGAACCGCCCCCCACCCGCGATACGCCGGGGGCAAGGCCGATGGTGGCCGCATCGCCCAGCGCGGTGCGCAGCCGCGCGGCCAGCCTGCGCGCCCGCCGGGCCAGTTCGTCCGCCGGGGCGGTCATCATGTGCAGGGTGGGCACCTTGCGGCGGGCCAGCTCCGGGTCCAGATACAGGCGCAGGGTGGCTTCCAGCGCGGCCAGGGTCATCTTGTCGATGCGCAGGGCGCGGTTGAGCGGGTTGCGCTTGATGCGCGCGATGATCTCGCGCCGCCCCACGATAAGCCCGGCCTGCGGGCCGCCCAGCACCTTGTCGCCCGAAAAGCTGACCACGTCGGCCCCGTCGGCCACCACTTCGCGCACGGTGGGTTCGCCATGCAGGCCCCACGGGGTGAAATCCAGAAAGCTGCCGCTGCCAAGATCCTCGATGACCGGCAGGTTGCGCGCCCGGCCCAGCGCCACCAGTTCCGCCAGCGGCACTTCCTTGTGGAAGCCGGTGATGCGGTAGTTGGAGGTGTGCACCTTCAGCAGGGCCACGGTGCGCTCGTTGATGGCGTTCTCGTAGTCGCGCAGATGGGTGCGGTTGGTGGCGCCCACCTCGCGCAGCACCGCGCCGCTTTTTTCCATGACTTCCGGGATGCGGAAGCTGCCGCCGATTTCCACCAGCTGCCCGCGCGAAACCACCACCTCGCCGCCCTTGCACAGGGTGTCCAGCACCAGCAGCACGGCGGCGGCGTTGTTGTTGACCACAAGGCCCGCCTCTGCCCCGGTGACCTTGCACAGCAGTTCTTCCACGTGGGAATAGCGGCTGCCGCGTTCGCCGGTGGACAGGTCGAACTCGAGGTTCGAATAGTTGGCGCAGGCCTCGGCCACGGCGGCGGTGGCTTCTTCCGCCAGCAGGGAACGACCGAGGTTGGTGTGGATGACCACGCCCGTGGCGTTGAGCACGCGGCGGAAATGGGGACGCGCGGCGCGCAGCACGTGCGCCATCAGCGCGGGCAGCAGCGCCTGCGTGGAGAGGGCGGCGGCGTCGGTGATTGTTCCGGCCCGGATGGCCTCGCGGCACTGGTCGAGAAAGGCGTTGACCAGGTCGCGCAACAGCGGGCGCGGCAGGGCGGCCAGGTCGGCCTGTGCGGACTGCGCATATCGTGCGGTCTGCCCGGATGCGGCGGGCGTTCCCGGCCCGGCCTGTTCCGGATGTGCCAGGGCGTTTAGCAGGGCGTCCATGGAGGGCAGGGACCGGAACAGGTTCGACACGTGGGGCTCCTTGCTGGCGATGCGGCGAATACGGGGCGCGGCCTGTCAGTTGCCGGAGTGCGGCGGGCCGGGTGGTGTTTCCGGTGCGTCGTCCGGATGTGTGGCCGACGAGGCGGCTGGGGGGGCGCCCGGTGATGTGTCCGGTGACGTGCCCGGTGACCTGTTCGAGTGCTCTGCGGGCACTTCGCAGGTGCCGCCAGCACCGCGCGATTCCAGACAATCGGGCCGAAGTGTAAAGAACTCGCCGAGCAAATACAAGGAGCCGCACAACAGCACCGGGCCTTGCGGGGCAAGGGCGGTGGCCTCGGCCAGCGCGGCGGCCATGTCCGGCACGGCGCGGGCGGCGGGGCCCAGCAGGGTTGCCAGGTCTTCGCCGCGCGCGGCGCGGGCGTTGTTGCGGATGGTGGGCACCAGCACGGGCGCGTCCCCGGCAATGCGGCGCACCTCTTCGGCCACGGCTGCCAGGTCCTTGTCGGCCAGACACGAGAAGATAACCACGGCGGGGCGCGCGCACTGGTCGGCCAGAGCCGCGCGCAAGGCGACCAGTCCGTGGGCGTTGTGCGCGCCGTCAATGACAAGGCGCGCAGGCATGTCGGGCATGCCGGGCGCTTTGGGAGCCACGGGTGCATCCGTTTCGTCCGCCCCATCCGCGTCGTACGGTTCGGCGGCGGGTCGCTCCACCCATTGCAGGCGACCGGGAATCCACGCCTCGGCCAGGCCCCGGTGTACGGCATCTTCGTGCGATTCCCAGTCGTTGGCCGTGGCCAGGGTGGTCCATGCGGCCAGGGCCACCAGCGCGTTGGTGCGCTGGTGCGGCCCGGCCAGGCCCAGTTCCGCTTTGGCGGGCAGCCGGGCCACGTCGTCGGCCTCGTGCAGGGTTGCGCCGCAGGCGTCCGCCGCCGCGCGCAGTTCGTTCATGGCGTCCGCTGGCTGGGGCGCGGTGACGGCGGGCACGCCGGGCCGCAGCGCGCCGGCCTTGTCGGCGGCAATGGCGGCGATGGTGGGGCCCAGTACGGCCTGATGGTCCAACCCGATGGGTGTCACACAGACCACGTCGGCGGCCACGGCGGTGGTGGCGTCGTGTGCGCCGCCAAGGCCGGCCTCCAGCACGGCAAGCTGCACGTCTGCCTCACGGAAGGCCAGCAGGCAGAGCACGGTGAGGAATTCGAAATAGGTCAGAGCCTCGCCGCCCGCCGCCATGACCCGATTGGCCAGGCCCGGCCACTGGTTGGCAGCCAGCATGGACCCGTCGATGCGGATGCGTTCACGCGGGGTGACGAAGTGCGGCGAGGTGTACAGCCCGGTGCGCAGGCCGTGCGCCGTGCCGATGGCGGCGAGAAACGTGGACGTGGACCCCTTGCCGTTGGTGCCCACCACCTGGGCCACGGTGAAGGGAGGCGCGGCGAGGGACAGCGCGTCCAGCACGCGTTCCATGCGGCCAAGGCCAAGGTCCATGTGGAACATGCCCAGCCTGTCCAGGTGGGACTGCACGTCGTCGTACGTGGCGAAGGGAGATGCGGCGGAAACGTGTGTCATGGTGAGCGTGCCTGTAAAAGGAGCGGAAGCGTGCCCGGCAGCCGTACATGCGGAAGGGGCGCATCTCTTCCGGTAGGACGCCGGGCGGGGCGCGTCAAGCAGGGGAACGGATTGCATGTGGAAGGTGGGGAGGGTGCGGGGGGGAGGGAAACGATGCGAAGCGGGCATGGTGGCGCATCCGAACGGGAAGAGGCGGTGCGGGGCGGCGGAGCGGATGCCGACGAGACTTGCGTGATTGGAGGGGGGATGCGTTGAGCCGGAGTGGTTGGTGTGGTCGGATGGCCCGGACGCATTGTTTTGGGGCGCCACGGCTGGGCGAGCGGCTGTCCGGTGCGCTGGCGGGCGTTGATCGCCTATGGGGGGCGGGAGTGCGCGGGGAGTGCGCGGAGGTGCGGTGGGCAAGAAACGGATACTCGGGAGGCTGCCTTGCGGTCCGTATTCCGGCACAGCCACCATTTGGTTCCGGCCTGCTCCCCCCCAAAAAAACACCACCACCTCCACGCAAACACCGTGTCACCCCACCCTTGCCCCACCCTTGCCCTTGACCGGCGGCAACGGCTCGGCTAGAAAAATCCCCTCCCGTCACGCGCCCGTAGCTCAGT encodes the following:
- a CDS encoding class I SAM-dependent methyltransferase — translated: MNDPKYMALLHHLASLKESGALLELDDPYPVRPVSRWGHGKPLHQGLVSLFDARRADYVPVLEAIARHEPAFRAIPAEAPADLVSPYWNNGWLPPLDGMSIYALVAERRPARFIEVGSGNSTKFAARAICDHGTSTRIVSIDPSPRAEIDGLCETVIRCPLEDMDPAFFATVTADDLVFVDCSHRALQNSDVTAFFMDVLPLLPAGCVFGVHDICLPADYPPGWEKRYYSEQYMLATLLLYGAQGFDILLPSYHVSLKPELRQPLQSVESFLQGVGAGCFGSICWLRKR
- a CDS encoding UDP-glucuronic acid decarboxylase family protein encodes the protein MQQGEFKELARKRILVTGGAGFIGSHLCRRLLDRGAEVLCVDNFFTGSRDHVQEMQDHPRFELLRHDITFPLYVEVDEIYNLACPASPIHYQFDPVQTTKTCVHGSINMLGLAKRVKARILQASTSEVYGDPETHPQTEDYWGRVNPIGPRSCYDEGKRCAETLFTDYHRQHGVPIRIARIFNTFGPRMHPNDGRVVSNFILQALQDKPITIYGDGSQTRSFCYVDDMVDGLTALMHAPDDAHLPVNLGNPEERTILNLAEIIIEFVNSRSTIDFRPLPQDDPRRRRPDIAQAREKLGWEPKVSMEEGLRKTVEYFEGLLRSRRAEGAEV
- the selA gene encoding L-seryl-tRNA(Sec) selenium transferase — translated: MSNLFRSLPSMDALLNALAHPEQAGPGTPAASGQTARYAQSAQADLAALPRPLLRDLVNAFLDQCREAIRAGTITDAAALSTQALLPALMAHVLRAARPHFRRVLNATGVVIHTNLGRSLLAEEATAAVAEACANYSNLEFDLSTGERGSRYSHVEELLCKVTGAEAGLVVNNNAAAVLLVLDTLCKGGEVVVSRGQLVEIGGSFRIPEVMEKSGAVLREVGATNRTHLRDYENAINERTVALLKVHTSNYRITGFHKEVPLAELVALGRARNLPVIEDLGSGSFLDFTPWGLHGEPTVREVVADGADVVSFSGDKVLGGPQAGLIVGRREIIARIKRNPLNRALRIDKMTLAALEATLRLYLDPELARRKVPTLHMMTAPADELARRARRLAARLRTALGDAATIGLAPGVSRVGGGSFPERDLPTTLVSVAPAACSATALKERLLDTDPPLVGRLEDDTFRLDPRTLDDTEFPLAAAALAQALGLPDTPNAARLGKRAPRSRRG
- a CDS encoding bifunctional folylpolyglutamate synthase/dihydrofolate synthase; this translates as MTHVSAASPFATYDDVQSHLDRLGMFHMDLGLGRMERVLDALSLAAPPFTVAQVVGTNGKGSTSTFLAAIGTAHGLRTGLYTSPHFVTPRERIRIDGSMLAANQWPGLANRVMAAGGEALTYFEFLTVLCLLAFREADVQLAVLEAGLGGAHDATTAVAADVVCVTPIGLDHQAVLGPTIAAIAADKAGALRPGVPAVTAPQPADAMNELRAAADACGATLHEADDVARLPAKAELGLAGPHQRTNALVALAAWTTLATANDWESHEDAVHRGLAEAWIPGRLQWVERPAAEPYDADGADETDAPVAPKAPGMPDMPARLVIDGAHNAHGLVALRAALADQCARPAVVIFSCLADKDLAAVAEEVRRIAGDAPVLVPTIRNNARAARGEDLATLLGPAARAVPDMAAALAEATALAPQGPVLLCGSLYLLGEFFTLRPDCLESRGAGGTCEVPAEHSNRSPGTSPDTSPGAPPAASSATHPDDAPETPPGPPHSGN